Within the Caldisalinibacter kiritimatiensis genome, the region TATTACTCATAACTGTTCCTACTATTGTATTATTTTTTAATTTGTTCTTGTTTTTTAAGTGTGTACCACAAATGGCCATAATATAGTCTCCATCTACTATATTTCCTTTTTCGTCTACTGCTATTAATCTGTCTGCGTCTCCATCAAATGATATTCCTATATCAGCTCCTGTTTCAAGTACAAGCTTTTGAACCTCTTCAGGTTTTGTGGACCCACAGTCAACGTTAATGTTTATGCCATTAGGTGAGTTGTGTATTACATATACCTCTGCTCCTAATTCATGTAGTAGTTCAGGAGCAGCTTTATAAGCTGCACCATTTCCACAATCTACAGCTATTTTTATCCCTTTAAAATCCACATCTATCGTCTTCTTTAAATAATTTGTATACTCCTCAACTGCATTTTCCACTATTATTTTTTTACCTATTTTGTCGCCTATGGGATTTACATCTATATCCTTATTAGATAATATTATTTCTTCTATTTCATTTTCTGTATTATCGTCTAGTTTATATCCTTCTGAATTAAAAAACTTAATTCCATTATATTCAACGGGATTATGTGAAGCTGAAATAACAACTCCTGCATCTGCTTCATGTATTCTAGTAAGACATGCGACTGCTGGTGTAGGAACTATCCCTACTGAAATAACATCAACTCCAACAGAACAAATACCTGCAATTAATGCACCTTCTAACATATCACCAGATATTCTTGTATCCATTCCTACAACAATTTTTGCATTTTTCTTTTCTTTTGTTAATATGTATGCTCCAATTCTACCTAACTTATATGCTAACTCAGAAGTTAACTCTTTATTAGCTATTCCTCTAACACCGTCCGTTCCAAATAATCTACCCATTTTTTTACCTCCCTAACTGATTTACACTATTTTATAATATCATACACAGATTGGTAATGACAAGAACGAAAAATGGAATGCTGAACCCGGTTCAGCGTTCCATTAAAAAAGGTAGGGATAATACCCTACCTTAGATACCTACATGCTTAAAACCTTTCCCTTTTACTTCCTGTGCATCATTTACTGTAATAAATGCATCTGGGTCAATCTCTTCTACAAGCTCCTTCAGTTTAGCTAATTGACTAGACATAATAGTACAGTAGATTAGTTTTTTATTATTCTTGCTATATGCACCTTGCCCATCAATTAACGTTGCTCCTCTTTTTAGCTTAACTATTATTTCATCTGCTAACTGTTGTGATTTGTCTGAAATTATAATTACAGTTTTTTTAGTGTCTAACCCGCATTGTATTTTATCAACTATTTGATAACCAATATACAATCCTATTATCGTATACATTGCAGGCTTTAATCCAAATAGTACTGACGATAATCCTATTATCAACAAATTTA harbors:
- the glmM gene encoding phosphoglucosamine mutase, yielding MGRLFGTDGVRGIANKELTSELAYKLGRIGAYILTKEKKNAKIVVGMDTRISGDMLEGALIAGICSVGVDVISVGIVPTPAVACLTRIHEADAGVVISASHNPVEYNGIKFFNSEGYKLDDNTENEIEEIILSNKDIDVNPIGDKIGKKIIVENAVEEYTNYLKKTIDVDFKGIKIAVDCGNGAAYKAAPELLHELGAEVYVIHNSPNGININVDCGSTKPEEVQKLVLETGADIGISFDGDADRLIAVDEKGNIVDGDYIMAICGTHLKNKNKLKNNTIVGTVMSNMGLDICLHENNVEIVKTKVGDRYVLQEMLDKDYVLGGEQSGHIIFLEHNTTGDGLLTALQLISVVKETGKKLSELASIMTKLPQVLVNAKVDNDKKNKYLEDEVIKSEIKKVEEKFHGEGRVVIRPSGTEPLVRVMIEGKDKEEITKIAKEIAELIEERLN